aaaaaaaaaaggaatgtaacaGACCAAGCTCTGCCCTGGAAGGAACCCAGTCCTGTGGGAGGCATGCACGCTCAGGCAATTTCAGTGCAGGGCAGCTGCACATATGGGAGGGCAGGCCTCTGTGGGGCCATAGGCCATGGGCAACTAGCGCTTTAGGGTCTTGAGGAATCATCTTCAAGATGCTGTTGGACTGGGTATTGGAGGGTGAGTAGGAGTTCTCCAGGTCTACCCGCAGGGAGAGAGGTGGCATCCGGGATGCTGGTCTGTCTGCAGGATTTTGTGCTGGAGCCCAGGACTGCGAGGCCAAGGGTTGCAGACTCAAATTCCACGGGGGGCCAGGAGCTCTGGCTGGCCGCAGATCATCCGCCTGGTCCAAATGGGGCCGCTGGTCCTCAGCTCTAGCCAGATGCCGGGCATGCGGTCGGAGGTCCTGAGCTTTTAGGATGAGCCAGAAATCTGAGTCCCTTGGCATTTGAATGTTGGTTACCTAGTCGACCAGGACTGCACACATGAAGGATAGGACAAAGGCAGACCTGAAGAATGTGGTCTGTGACCAGCTTGTAGCCTCCAGTGTCAACACAGCCCTGTACACAGAGCTGCACTGGGACCTTGAAGCCCAGGAGAGGCGTGGGGATCCCAGCGCCCCTGGCCCGGCTCATAAACTGGGTCCCAGTCCCTGGGGCTGGAGCCCCACGCGTGGCTCTGCTGTTCTGCCCACCCCTGTGCCAGGCAGGTGGGCTGGGTTGGAGCACAGGACCaggcctgccctccccgccctcctgctGCCGCCCAGTGGGCACAGGACTCAGGATCTGTCcctggccttcctcctcctcctcttcctccagcacCTGGTGCCCCCCAAGCCCTCTTGCTGCCCGCCGTTCTGCTTCTCCTAGGATGCAGGTGTCTCTTGCCCGGGCAGCCACCTGACCCGGGCCCTGGCTCAGTGCCCTTTTTGGGAGGCAGGCCTGCGAGCTGGAGCTGGGGgccgtcccctccccctcctgcctgccaccccgggttgcgggggggggggggctctcccTCCCTAGTTCAGCCTCGATCCCTGTGGCATTAACGACCATCTGGTGGCTTCTGTCAGGAAGGAGCCTCGGGCTGTGTTCTGGGCTAATcctggcaggtgggggggggctggGCAGGCTGACCTTCCCTGACTTAGGGGATGCACTGAGTGGCTCCTGCAGATGCCTAGGGGGGCCTGAGACAGGCTGTCGCTGACCCCgtgcaggcgggggggggggggctctcggAGACAGCTTGTGGATGGGGAAGCGGAGGCCTGCAGGGCTAATTTCCCCGCCCCTGTCCACCCAGCCTGGAGCAGGGGTGTATCTGTCCCACCTCTAACCCACGATGGCTGCACTGGGACAGGTGCACACACAAGGGTGcagcccaggctccctgctcatccccAGTAGCACCAGCAAGAGGCCAGTCCAGCCCCTggagctgcccctccccccacagcccAGAGACCCCCCCCAGGCTCCAGTCTCCTGGGGGACAGAAGTATGCCAGGGCCGAGCACCGGCACCATGTGTCCTCCATAGGCATGCTGCAATCCGGGCTCTGTGTTCCCAGCTGTGCGACCTTATGCACATTACTCGGtctccctgggctctggggtgCCCCCCTCACTCACCCTCTGATGGGAACAAGTGCCTCCCTGGCCAGGTCACTGAGAGACGGGCAGCTGTAGCAGGAGGAGTTTGCCAGGGGCACAGGCACCCACAGTTCAtagcaggggtgggcaggggcggAGAGCAGGGGGGCCGGGCCGGCTCTGAGCACAGGGGCCCGTGCCATCCGCTGTCTCCCCACCAGCACACAGGAGTCTACCCCATCCTGTCCCGGAGCCTGCGGCAGGTGGCGGAGGGCAAGGACCCCACTGAGTGGCATGTACACACGTGCGGCTTGGCCAACATGTTTGCCTATCACACGCTGGGCTACGAGGACCTGGACGAGCTACAGAAGGAGCCGCAGCCCCTCATCTTCATGATAGAGCTGCTGCAGGTGtgccctggggtggaggggggtgcagggggcggtctcagccccagggagcctgggttggggggtgggcagcGGGTGAGCAGTGGCCTGGGGCATCACCTGCCTTCTCCCTAGAGCATGAGACGGTTCACGAGCCACACCCTTGTTTGTGGGGTGGTGGGAGAGCATCAAGCCCGGGTTGCGAGTCAGTTGATAGCCAAGGATGAGGTTCCGCCTGAGGGCTACGTGGGTGAACTGATAAATAAGAGAACTGTGTCCATAAAGGGCCTTAGTGGGCCTGCTCGGACAGTTGTGCAGTTTGCACACTGCACAAGGGCGTCACCTCTAAGGACATTATAGACTTTGTACACCTGAACCTTTAGGGTGACGCTTTTCTGGCAGTTGGCAATAAAGGGTCTTGTTCTGGACAAACAAGTATGGTGACTCTTCTGAGTATTCAAAGTCTGATGTTGACAAGGGCCATGTGTTCCTAACATGCACAAAGGTGCTGCTTTAGcacaggccccaggcccagggctccatcccctgTGTCTGTGGATGGGCCCAGCCCACGGGCTCGTGCTGCTTTCCTACCCCATGGACCATGCAGAGGCCGCAGGGGGTGTGGGTAGCCAGGGTCCCCGCCTCACCACAGGCtcctggggcaggtggaggccCCAAGTGAGTACCAGAGGGAGACGTGGAGCCTGAACAATGAGGAGAAGATGCAGGCGGTACCCATCCTCCATGGAGAGGGGAACCGGCTCTTCAAGCTGGGCCGCTACAATGATGCCTCCACCAAGTACCAGGAGGCCATCGTCTGCCTGAGGAACCTGCAGACCAAGGTTGGGGGCACTGCGGGGTCGAGGGGCAGTTGTGGGGtcgagggggcggagggggcggctgcggggtggggggagaggctgcggggtggggggggtgactgcggggctgggggggcaggcAGGCCTGGCTCACGACAGGCATCCTGCCCCCTGCAGGAGAAGCCCTGGGAGGTGCAGTGGCTAAAGCTGGAGAAGCTGATCAACACCTTGATTCTCAACTACTGCCAGTGTCTGCTGAAGAAGGAGGAGTACTACGAGGTGCTGGAGCACACTAGCGACATCCTGCGGCTTCACCCAGGTGCGAGGCGGGgacaggggcagggtggggcgggACGGAgcgggcaggggcaggcaggtgCGAGGTGTggaacggggtgggggggtggggcaggtgcaATCAGGTGCAGTGGGCAGGTATGGACAGAACAGGAGGGTGCACACAGGTGCAAGCAGGGCAGTgtggggcctgcggggggcggtCCTGCTCAGACACCCACCCGCTGGGACTCCCACCAGCCGctggcccctccccaccagcaggTGTTTCGTGCGGAGGTGAGGGCTGT
This window of the Canis lupus dingo isolate Sandy chromosome 5, ASM325472v2, whole genome shotgun sequence genome carries:
- the AIPL1 gene encoding aryl-hydrocarbon-interacting protein-like 1 isoform X1 translates to MAALGQVHTQGCSPGSLLIPSSTSKRPVQPLELPLPPQPRDPPQAPVSWGTEVCQGRAPAPCVLHRHAAIRALCSQLCDLMHITRSPWALGCPPHSPSDGNKCLPGQVTERRAAVAGGVCQGHRHPQFIAGVGRGGEQGGRAGSEHRGPCHPLSPHQHTGVYPILSRSLRQVAEGKDPTEWHVHTCGLANMFAYHTLGYEDLDELQKEPQPLIFMIELLQVEAPSEYQRETWSLNNEEKMQAVPILHGEGNRLFKLGRYNDASTKYQEAIVCLRNLQTKEKPWEVQWLKLEKLINTLILNYCQCLLKKEEYYEVLEHTSDILRLHPGIVKAYYVRARAHAEVWNEAEARADLQKVLELEPSMGKAVRRELRLLENRLEEKREEERLRCRNMLG
- the AIPL1 gene encoding aryl-hydrocarbon-interacting protein-like 1 isoform X2, which gives rise to MDAALLLNVEGVKKTILHGGTGELPNFLTGSRVIFHFRTTKCDEARTVIDDSKRVGHPMHIIIGNMFKLEVWEVLLTSMRVGEVAEFWCDSIHTGVYPILSRSLRQVAEGKDPTEWHVHTCGLANMFAYHTLGYEDLDELQKEPQPLIFMIELLQVEAPSEYQRETWSLNNEEKMQAVPILHGEGNRLFKLGRYNDASTKYQEAIVCLRNLQTKEKPWEVQWLKLEKLINTLILNYCQCLLKKEEYYEVLEHTSDILRLHPGIVKAYYVRARAHAEVWNEAEARADLQKVLELEPSMGKAVRRELRLLENRLEEKREEERLRCRNMLG